From a single Loigolactobacillus coryniformis subsp. coryniformis KCTC 3167 = DSM 20001 genomic region:
- a CDS encoding glutamate synthase subunit beta — translation MADPFGFMKYPRRNDTYRPIFERVHDFKALEETLPEEERRRQAARCMNCGVPHCHSGFFYGGGRAVGGCPNDNLIPEWNDLIYRAEDKKAFERLTLTNSLPDFTGNVCPAPCEVSCNEALNGQGITIRNNERFIIEQAFKHGWVKKSGLPVSRNGIEVAVVGSGPAGLAAAWRLNQLGYSVTVFEGSDRPGGLAMYGIPNMKLPKTIVERRINLMKEVGIKFVVNTTVGKDITADELRQQFTRVILAIGAGVARDLKAPGRELNGVQLAVDFLTTATKAVVANGTAATQRLAGKKVVVIGGGDTGNDCIATAVRQGAADVKQLEITAAAPAERSADNPWPEWPRVTKYGYGQAEAQELFGDVITQYETTATTFNGTDGQVTSLTTSKVKQFQPIAGTEQEMSADLVLLALGFTGAATDVFDQFGVNEIYDGYNTNVDQVYVAGDARRGPSLVIWAIREGRLCAEAVAQSITAVVAAQA, via the coding sequence GAACGTCGGCGTCAGGCCGCTCGCTGTATGAACTGTGGCGTTCCTCATTGTCATTCTGGCTTTTTCTACGGTGGTGGGCGCGCGGTTGGCGGCTGTCCCAATGATAACTTGATTCCGGAATGGAATGATTTGATCTATCGTGCCGAGGACAAAAAGGCGTTTGAACGGTTGACACTGACTAATTCACTACCTGATTTCACTGGTAATGTATGCCCAGCACCATGTGAAGTGTCCTGTAATGAAGCATTAAACGGCCAGGGAATCACAATTCGTAATAACGAACGCTTCATCATCGAGCAAGCCTTTAAGCATGGCTGGGTCAAAAAAAGTGGCCTACCGGTTAGCCGAAATGGCATCGAAGTTGCCGTGGTTGGTAGCGGCCCAGCAGGCTTAGCAGCTGCTTGGCGGTTGAACCAGCTCGGTTACAGTGTGACCGTTTTTGAAGGTAGCGACCGTCCGGGTGGTCTAGCGATGTACGGCATTCCGAATATGAAATTACCGAAAACGATTGTTGAGCGGCGAATCAATTTGATGAAAGAAGTCGGCATCAAGTTTGTCGTTAATACAACGGTCGGTAAGGATATTACCGCTGACGAATTACGGCAGCAATTTACCCGCGTGATCTTGGCGATCGGTGCAGGTGTAGCGCGCGATCTTAAAGCACCAGGCCGCGAACTAAATGGGGTTCAACTGGCGGTTGACTTTTTGACCACAGCGACTAAGGCCGTCGTGGCTAATGGTACTGCGGCAACACAGCGTTTAGCCGGTAAAAAAGTCGTCGTGATTGGCGGTGGCGATACTGGTAATGACTGCATCGCCACTGCGGTGCGGCAAGGTGCGGCCGACGTTAAGCAGTTGGAGATCACTGCGGCAGCACCGGCTGAGCGTAGTGCGGATAATCCCTGGCCCGAATGGCCGCGGGTAACCAAGTATGGCTACGGTCAGGCAGAAGCACAGGAATTATTTGGTGATGTGATCACACAATACGAAACTACGGCAACCACCTTTAATGGTACCGATGGTCAGGTGACTAGTTTAACTACCAGCAAAGTTAAACAGTTTCAGCCGATTGCGGGCACGGAGCAAGAAATGTCGGCTGATCTAGTATTATTGGCACTTGGTTTCACTGGTGCGGCAACGGATGTATTTGATCAATTTGGCGTTAACGAAATTTACGATGGCTATAATACCAACGTTGATCAAGTCTATGTTGCTGGTGATGCCCGGCGTGGTCCTAGTCTAGTGATCTGGGCGATCCGCGAAGGCCGTCTTTGTGCCGAAGCTGTGGCTCAGTCGATCACAGCCGTTGTGGCCGCACAAGCTTAG